A stretch of the Streptococcus himalayensis genome encodes the following:
- the dnaK gene encoding molecular chaperone DnaK, with protein sequence MSKIIGIDLGTTNSAVAVLEGTESKIIANPEGNRTTPSVVSFKNGEIIVGDAAKRQAVTNPDTIISIKSKMGTAEKVAANGKEYTPQEISAMILQYLKGYAEEYLGEKVTKAVITVPAYFNDAQRQATKDAGKIAGLEVERIVNEPTAAALAYGLDKTDKEEKILVFDLGGGTFDVSILELGDGVFDVLATAGDNKLGGDDFDQKIIDHMVTEFKKENGIDLSADKMAVQRLKDAAEKAKKDLSGVTSTQISLPFITAGEAGPLHLEMTLTRAKFDDLTRDLVERTKEPVRRALSDAGLSISEIDEVILVGGSTRIPAVVEAVKAETGKEPNKSVNPDEVVAMGAAIQGGVISGDVKDVVLLDVTPLSLGIETMGGVFTKLIDRNTTIPTSKSQVFSTAADNQPAVDIHVLQGERPMAADNKTLGRFQLTDIPAAPRGIPQIEVTFDIDKNGIVSVKAKDLGTQKEQTIVIQSNSGLTDEEIDRMMKDAEANAEADKKRKEEVDLRNEVDQAIFATEKTIKETEGKGFDAERDAAQAALDELKAAQEANNLDDMKAKLENLNEKAQGLAVKMYEQAAAAQQAAGGAEGAANPGQAGDDVVDGEFTEK encoded by the coding sequence ATGTCTAAAATTATTGGTATTGACTTAGGAACTACAAACTCTGCAGTTGCTGTTCTCGAAGGAACAGAAAGTAAAATCATTGCAAACCCAGAAGGAAATCGTACAACTCCATCTGTTGTATCATTCAAAAATGGTGAAATCATCGTTGGTGATGCAGCAAAACGCCAAGCTGTAACAAATCCAGATACGATTATCTCCATCAAATCCAAAATGGGAACTGCTGAAAAAGTTGCTGCAAATGGCAAAGAATACACACCACAAGAAATCTCTGCGATGATTCTTCAATACTTGAAAGGCTATGCAGAAGAATATCTTGGTGAAAAAGTAACCAAAGCAGTTATTACAGTCCCAGCTTACTTCAACGATGCACAACGTCAAGCAACAAAAGACGCTGGTAAAATTGCGGGTCTTGAAGTAGAACGTATCGTTAACGAGCCAACAGCAGCGGCTCTTGCTTACGGTCTTGACAAGACAGACAAAGAAGAAAAAATCTTGGTATTTGACCTTGGTGGAGGAACATTTGACGTTTCAATCCTTGAGTTAGGTGACGGTGTCTTTGATGTTCTTGCGACCGCTGGGGATAACAAACTTGGTGGAGATGACTTTGACCAAAAAATCATCGACCACATGGTTACAGAGTTCAAGAAAGAAAACGGCATTGACTTGTCAGCAGATAAAATGGCTGTGCAACGTTTGAAAGATGCGGCTGAAAAAGCTAAGAAAGACCTTTCAGGTGTCACTTCAACTCAAATCAGCTTGCCATTTATCACTGCAGGAGAAGCAGGACCTCTACACTTGGAAATGACGCTTACTCGTGCGAAATTTGATGATTTGACACGTGACCTTGTAGAACGCACAAAAGAGCCAGTTCGCCGTGCTTTGTCTGACGCAGGACTTTCTATCTCAGAAATTGACGAGGTTATCCTTGTAGGTGGTTCAACACGTATTCCAGCGGTTGTTGAAGCGGTGAAAGCTGAAACTGGTAAAGAGCCAAACAAATCTGTAAACCCAGACGAAGTTGTTGCTATGGGTGCTGCAATCCAAGGTGGGGTTATCTCTGGTGATGTTAAAGATGTTGTCCTTCTTGACGTAACACCATTGTCACTTGGTATCGAAACAATGGGTGGTGTCTTTACAAAACTCATTGACCGCAACACAACCATTCCAACTTCTAAATCACAAGTCTTCTCAACGGCAGCAGACAATCAACCAGCGGTAGATATTCACGTTCTTCAAGGTGAGCGTCCAATGGCAGCGGACAACAAGACACTTGGTCGTTTCCAATTGACAGATATTCCAGCTGCACCTCGTGGTATTCCTCAAATCGAAGTAACTTTTGATATTGACAAAAACGGTATCGTATCTGTTAAAGCCAAAGACCTTGGAACGCAAAAAGAGCAAACCATCGTTATTCAATCAAATTCAGGTTTGACAGATGAAGAAATTGACCGCATGATGAAAGATGCAGAAGCAAACGCAGAAGCAGATAAAAAACGTAAAGAAGAAGTTGACCTTCGTAATGAAGTTGACCAAGCAATCTTTGCGACTGAAAAAACAATCAAAGAAACAGAAGGCAAAGGCTTTGACGCAGAACGTGATGCGGCACAAGCAGCTCTTGACGAATTGAAAGCCGCTCAAGAAGCCAACAACTTGGACGACATGAAGGCGAAATTGGAAAACCTGAACGAAAAAGCCCAAGGCCTAGCTGTTAAGATGTACGAACAAGCAGCAGCAGCCCAACAAGCAGCAGGGGGCGCAGAAGGTGCGGCTAACCCAGGTCAAGCAGGCGATGACGTAGTAGATGGAGAGTTTACGGAGAAATAA
- the hrcA gene encoding heat-inducible transcriptional repressor HrcA has product MVTERQHEILNLIVEIFTKTHEPVGSKALQDSISSSSATIRNEMAALEKKGLLEKAHTSSGRMPSVEGFKYFVEHSLTFDSLAEEDMYQVVRSFDQEFFRLDDILQTAATILSDLTSCTVAVLDVEPSQQKLTAFDIVILSQHAALAVMTLDESKTLTRQFAIPKNFLREDLREVRNLVLERLLGKTVLDIHYKLRTEIPQIIQRHFVTTDNVLHLFEHIFSDLFTENVVTAGKIRLLDFADIGAYQFFEFPQKVALEMRSNLAEDEMQSVKVADSREPSLAHLTVVTTKFLIPYRGFGILAVIGPINVDYNRMMSLINLVNRVLMMKLTDFYRYLSSNHYEVH; this is encoded by the coding sequence TTGGTAACAGAACGCCAACATGAAATTCTAAATTTGATCGTTGAAATCTTTACGAAAACGCACGAGCCAGTCGGGTCAAAAGCTCTCCAAGACAGTATTTCTTCAAGTAGTGCTACCATTCGAAATGAAATGGCGGCTCTAGAGAAAAAAGGATTGCTTGAAAAAGCTCATACCTCGAGTGGTCGAATGCCTAGTGTAGAAGGTTTCAAATACTTTGTGGAGCATTCCCTAACCTTTGATAGTCTAGCTGAAGAAGATATGTATCAGGTTGTCAGGAGTTTCGATCAAGAATTTTTCCGACTGGATGACATTTTGCAGACAGCCGCGACCATCTTGTCGGATTTAACGTCCTGTACGGTGGCGGTGCTTGATGTTGAACCTAGTCAGCAGAAACTCACAGCGTTTGACATCGTCATTCTCAGTCAGCATGCAGCTTTGGCTGTGATGACCTTAGATGAGTCAAAAACGCTGACCAGACAATTTGCCATTCCTAAGAATTTTCTCCGTGAAGATTTAAGGGAAGTCAGAAATCTGGTCTTAGAACGATTGCTGGGGAAAACGGTACTAGATATTCATTACAAACTCAGGACCGAAATTCCGCAGATTATCCAGCGGCATTTTGTCACGACAGATAATGTCTTGCATCTATTTGAACACATTTTCTCAGATCTTTTTACCGAGAATGTGGTGACGGCTGGAAAGATTCGCTTGCTTGATTTTGCGGATATTGGGGCTTACCAGTTCTTTGAATTTCCGCAAAAAGTAGCCCTTGAAATGCGGAGCAATCTAGCTGAAGATGAAATGCAGAGTGTCAAGGTGGCAGACAGTCGAGAACCATCGCTTGCTCATCTGACCGTAGTGACAACCAAGTTTCTCATCCCTTATCGTGGATTTGGAATCTTAGCTGTCATCGGTCCAATCAATGTGGATTACAACCGCATGATGAGTCTTATCAATCTCGTGAACCGAGTTCTCATGATGAAGTTAACCGACTTCTATCGTTACTTAAGTAGTAACCATTACGAGGTGCATTAA
- a CDS encoding DUF2207 domain-containing protein, with protein MKKWLFSCVFLLILFAIPSVLAEDLQVSDYNIDVSVQKNGDLVVSEEMTFQANRQYNGVYYQLDKQETKGKYTQVTDVSAAEKTAQGEQTLSQSDSQQEQTYQLSDTGSYLKFKLFLPLNNNSRTVLLRYTLKQSVINYLDAAEINRKFVGQGWEIDQKNIRIHIRFPEALSAEHLKAWGHASDEGQVTIDPDYKGVTFTSPHNQAGDFIEARVLFSPDLTADNPNQVSTQAWDRITSEEGKRAYETLRHQKEIEEEKKQARILSIGLFPVLGAILLGVYPFVHKPYKRWEEKIPLVPEHLFEIPRDLSPAVVNVAIFHRLDGADLGATLLDLVRKKKVALEALSKDYGFTLLSKEGLLAHEDVLVSFLFDTISSDNSWLTLNQIKRYAKKHPNKYVNHLQQFKTAASNQAPSYSDKNTRFSTSYTWISSVIAILALFISIWTLDLSADFIPYTIGISVLVCGILLSNRLFHHLFLKRRSQKEEYEYRQWKAFRKMLIDISRLDQADIESVIIWDHILVYAVSLGVAKEVIQRLKQVFPEGLPTTNFNADYQSFIYNTAFLNQFNHSFQQSYQAATSINTSGSGGGFSGGSSGGFGGGSGGGGF; from the coding sequence ATGAAAAAATGGTTATTCAGCTGTGTCTTTCTACTAATCCTCTTTGCAATCCCTTCTGTTTTGGCAGAAGATTTACAAGTGAGCGACTACAATATCGATGTCTCTGTACAAAAAAATGGAGACCTAGTTGTCAGCGAAGAGATGACATTTCAAGCAAATAGGCAATATAACGGCGTCTACTATCAGCTAGACAAGCAAGAAACCAAGGGCAAATACACTCAGGTGACCGATGTTTCTGCTGCCGAAAAAACAGCTCAAGGTGAGCAAACCTTGAGTCAATCTGATAGCCAGCAGGAGCAAACCTATCAGCTTTCAGATACAGGTTCCTACTTGAAATTCAAACTTTTTTTACCTCTTAACAACAATAGTCGAACCGTCCTGCTTCGCTACACCCTTAAGCAAAGCGTCATTAACTACCTTGACGCTGCAGAAATCAACCGAAAATTTGTCGGACAAGGTTGGGAGATTGACCAAAAAAATATCCGAATTCATATTCGTTTTCCTGAAGCTCTGTCAGCTGAACACTTAAAAGCCTGGGGACATGCCAGCGATGAAGGACAAGTGACGATTGACCCTGATTATAAAGGAGTGACCTTTACAAGTCCCCACAATCAAGCAGGAGATTTCATTGAGGCAAGGGTTCTTTTTTCACCAGACCTAACAGCTGACAATCCCAATCAGGTATCAACTCAAGCATGGGATCGGATTACCAGTGAAGAAGGAAAGCGAGCTTATGAAACGTTACGACACCAAAAAGAAATTGAAGAAGAGAAAAAACAAGCCCGTATCCTCTCCATCGGACTGTTTCCAGTCCTAGGGGCAATCTTATTAGGAGTTTATCCCTTCGTCCACAAGCCTTACAAAAGATGGGAAGAAAAAATTCCACTCGTTCCTGAACATCTCTTTGAGATTCCACGAGATCTCTCTCCTGCAGTCGTGAATGTGGCTATCTTTCATCGACTAGACGGAGCAGACCTCGGAGCGACACTCCTTGATTTGGTTCGGAAGAAAAAAGTAGCTTTAGAGGCTCTGAGCAAGGACTATGGTTTTACCCTCCTTTCAAAAGAAGGGCTGCTCGCCCACGAAGACGTGCTCGTCTCCTTCCTCTTTGATACCATCAGCAGCGATAATAGTTGGCTTACACTAAATCAAATCAAGCGATACGCCAAAAAACATCCAAACAAATATGTCAACCATCTTCAACAATTTAAAACCGCTGCAAGCAATCAAGCTCCAAGTTATTCTGACAAAAACACACGTTTCTCCACAAGTTATACCTGGATTTCTAGTGTCATTGCTATCCTTGCACTTTTCATCAGCATTTGGACCTTGGATCTCTCGGCTGACTTTATTCCGTATACCATCGGAATTTCCGTGCTAGTGTGTGGAATTCTTCTATCCAATCGGCTCTTTCATCATCTTTTTCTCAAACGACGATCACAAAAAGAGGAATACGAATATCGTCAATGGAAGGCATTTCGGAAAATGCTCATAGACATTAGTCGTCTGGATCAGGCAGACATCGAATCCGTCATCATCTGGGACCATATTCTGGTCTATGCCGTATCACTCGGCGTTGCCAAAGAGGTCATCCAGCGCTTGAAACAGGTCTTCCCAGAAGGTCTTCCAACAACGAATTTCAATGCCGATTACCAGTCCTTTATCTACAATACCGCCTTTCTCAATCAGTTTAACCATTCCTTCCAGCAATCCTATCAAGCAGCCACCTCCATCAATACCAGTGGTAGCGGCGGTGGATTTAGTGGTGGTTCTTCTGGTGGATTTGGCGGAGGCTCTGGTGGTGGTGGATTCTAA
- a CDS encoding YqeG family HAD IIIA-type phosphatase has translation MGIENYMPDFAIEAVYDLTVESLGKHGIRAVLVDLDNTLIAWNNPDGTKEMRQWLHDMRDAGVKVVVVSNNTQKRVRRAVERFGIDYVYWSLKPFTFGIDRALKKFSIDKQEVVMVGDQLMTDIRAAHRAGIRSILVKPLVQHDSLNTQINRARERRVLKRIQEKYGPIQFTKGI, from the coding sequence GTGGGAATTGAAAATTACATGCCTGATTTTGCGATTGAGGCAGTCTATGATTTGACAGTAGAGAGTTTGGGAAAACACGGTATTCGAGCGGTTTTAGTCGATTTAGACAATACCTTGATTGCTTGGAACAATCCTGATGGCACCAAGGAAATGCGCCAGTGGTTGCATGATATGCGAGATGCTGGGGTGAAAGTGGTAGTTGTGTCTAATAATACGCAAAAGCGGGTGCGCCGTGCGGTGGAGCGATTTGGGATTGACTATGTCTATTGGTCTTTGAAGCCTTTTACCTTTGGGATTGACCGTGCCCTCAAGAAATTTTCAATTGATAAACAAGAGGTTGTCATGGTTGGCGATCAGCTGATGACGGATATTCGAGCTGCTCATCGAGCAGGGATTCGTTCGATTTTGGTGAAACCTTTAGTTCAGCATGATTCGCTCAATACCCAAATCAACCGAGCGCGGGAGCGTCGTGTTCTCAAACGAATTCAGGAGAAATACGGCCCAATTCAATTTACAAAAGGAATATAA
- the grpE gene encoding nucleotide exchange factor GrpE produces the protein MKKEEQLEEVEGTEEVVQEEATQEKSELELANERAEDFENKYLRAVAEMQNIQRRSNEERQTLQRYRSQDLAKAILPSLDNLERALAVEGLTDDVKKGLEMVQESLIQALKDEGIEEVAVDGAFDPNFHMAIQTMPADDEHPVDTIAQVFQKGYKLHERVLRPAMVVVYN, from the coding sequence ATGAAAAAAGAAGAACAGCTTGAGGAAGTGGAAGGGACAGAAGAAGTTGTCCAAGAAGAAGCAACTCAAGAAAAGTCGGAATTAGAACTTGCGAATGAACGTGCTGAGGACTTTGAAAACAAGTATCTACGAGCAGTAGCCGAAATGCAAAATATCCAACGCCGTAGCAACGAAGAACGTCAAACCTTGCAACGCTATCGCAGTCAGGATTTAGCTAAGGCAATTTTGCCGTCGCTTGATAACCTCGAGCGTGCGTTAGCCGTAGAAGGACTAACAGATGATGTAAAAAAAGGTCTTGAAATGGTTCAAGAAAGCCTAATTCAAGCACTGAAGGATGAAGGGATTGAAGAAGTAGCAGTGGACGGGGCATTTGACCCTAACTTCCACATGGCCATCCAAACCATGCCAGCGGATGACGAACATCCAGTTGATACGATTGCACAAGTCTTCCAGAAAGGCTATAAACTGCATGAGAGGGTGTTGCGACCTGCTATGGTAGTCGTGTACAACTAG
- the yqeH gene encoding ribosome biogenesis GTPase YqeH has product MEELLCIGCGVVIQTEHKKELGYTPQSALEKGLETGELYCQRCFRLRHYNEITDVQITDDEFLKLLHEVGDSKALVVNVVDIFDFNGSIIPGLPRFVSRNDILLVGNKKDILPKSVKASKVTQWLAERAHEEGLRPVDVILASAQQKDAIKDLMDKIEKLRQGRDVYVVGVTNVGKSTLINAIIQEITGDKDIITTSRFPGTTLDKIEIPLADGAHIYDTPGIIHRHQMAHYLSGKNLKFASPRKEIKPKTYQLNPEQTLFLAGLGRFDFIAGDKQGFTAFFDNELKLHRTKLEGATEFYQKHAGSLLVPPTKAELGTFPELVRHEFTITEKTDVVFSGLGWIRLNSAAKVAAWAPKGVGVVTRKAII; this is encoded by the coding sequence ATGGAAGAACTTCTTTGTATCGGCTGTGGAGTCGTGATTCAAACAGAGCATAAAAAAGAGCTAGGCTATACGCCCCAAAGTGCTTTAGAAAAAGGTTTAGAGACTGGAGAATTGTACTGCCAGCGTTGTTTTCGCTTGCGTCATTATAATGAAATCACGGATGTCCAAATCACTGATGATGAATTTTTGAAACTCTTGCATGAAGTGGGAGATAGCAAAGCTTTGGTGGTCAATGTCGTTGATATTTTCGACTTTAATGGCTCGATTATCCCTGGTTTGCCTCGTTTTGTATCGAGGAATGATATTTTACTGGTGGGGAATAAAAAGGATATTCTTCCTAAATCTGTGAAGGCAAGCAAGGTAACCCAATGGCTGGCTGAGCGTGCACATGAGGAAGGGTTGAGACCTGTGGATGTTATCCTAGCGAGTGCTCAGCAAAAAGACGCTATCAAGGATTTGATGGACAAGATTGAAAAGCTGAGACAGGGTAGAGATGTCTATGTGGTTGGTGTGACGAATGTCGGCAAATCAACTCTTATCAACGCTATTATCCAAGAAATTACTGGGGATAAGGATATCATTACGACTTCACGTTTTCCGGGAACAACCTTGGATAAGATTGAGATTCCACTTGCGGATGGTGCCCATATCTATGACACGCCTGGGATTATCCATCGTCACCAAATGGCCCATTACCTGTCTGGGAAAAATCTGAAATTTGCCAGTCCGCGTAAGGAAATCAAACCCAAGACCTATCAGTTAAATCCAGAACAAACCCTCTTTTTGGCTGGTTTGGGACGATTTGACTTTATCGCAGGAGACAAACAAGGCTTTACCGCATTTTTTGACAATGAATTAAAACTTCACCGTACGAAATTAGAAGGTGCGACAGAGTTTTACCAAAAGCACGCTGGAAGTCTATTGGTACCGCCGACCAAGGCAGAGTTAGGAACCTTTCCAGAGTTGGTACGGCATGAGTTCACCATTACAGAAAAGACAGATGTGGTGTTCTCAGGTCTTGGCTGGATTCGGCTCAATAGTGCAGCAAAAGTAGCAGCGTGGGCACCAAAGGGTGTGGGAGTTGTTACACGAAAAGCAATTATATAA
- a CDS encoding ISL3 family transposase has protein sequence MEQLNLITNFLKMKDKNITITNECDMGTHLELHGHLDYTAPKCSSCKGQMAKYDFQKASKIPYLETAGYPLLIRLRKRRFKCKDCGKIAVAETPIVKKNHQISVAVNQKIAQLLIEKQAMTHIAHRLSISTSTVIRKLNEFKFETDWAKLPEVMSWDEYAFKKGKMSFIAQDFDTNNIIAILDGRTQATIRNHFLRYPRQVRNRVKFITMDMFSPYYQLAKQLFPHAKIVLDRFHVVQHLSRAMNRVRIQIMNQFDRKSQEYRVLKRYWKLVQQDSRKLSDKRFYRPTFRMHLTNKEILDKLLSYSDELRQHYELYQLLLFHFQEKNSDHFFDLIEQEIATVNPIFQTVFKTFLKDKDKVLNALELPYSNAKLEATNNLIKVIKRNAFGFRNFENFKKRILIALNIKKEKTKLVLSRC, from the coding sequence ATGGAACAACTAAATCTTATCACAAATTTTCTCAAAATGAAAGACAAAAATATCACGATCACTAATGAATGCGACATGGGAACTCACTTAGAACTCCACGGTCACTTGGATTACACAGCCCCTAAATGCTCTTCCTGCAAGGGACAAATGGCTAAGTACGACTTCCAGAAAGCCTCTAAAATCCCCTACTTAGAAACTGCTGGCTACCCGCTACTTATCCGCCTTCGAAAGCGTCGTTTCAAGTGCAAAGACTGTGGGAAAATAGCGGTCGCTGAAACTCCTATTGTTAAGAAGAACCATCAAATCTCTGTCGCTGTCAACCAGAAAATCGCACAATTACTCATCGAAAAGCAAGCAATGACACATATCGCACACAGACTCTCCATTTCAACATCTACAGTTATTCGAAAACTCAATGAGTTTAAGTTTGAAACGGATTGGGCTAAGCTTCCAGAAGTCATGTCCTGGGATGAGTATGCCTTCAAGAAAGGGAAAATGAGCTTTATCGCTCAAGATTTTGACACAAATAACATCATCGCTATCCTTGATGGAAGAACGCAAGCAACCATCCGAAATCACTTTCTGAGATACCCTAGACAGGTCAGAAACCGCGTTAAATTCATCACTATGGACATGTTTAGCCCTTACTATCAACTAGCCAAACAACTTTTTCCTCATGCTAAAATCGTGCTTGATCGTTTCCACGTTGTGCAACATCTCAGCCGTGCTATGAACCGTGTCCGCATACAAATCATGAATCAATTCGATAGAAAATCCCAGGAATACCGTGTCTTAAAACGCTACTGGAAACTGGTACAACAAGATAGCCGTAAACTCAGTGATAAACGGTTTTATCGCCCTACATTTCGCATGCATTTGACCAATAAGGAAATCTTAGACAAGCTCCTATCCTACTCAGATGAGTTACGACAACATTATGAACTCTATCAACTTCTTTTATTCCATTTCCAAGAGAAGAACTCAGATCATTTCTTTGACCTAATTGAACAAGAAATAGCCACTGTTAACCCTATTTTCCAGACGGTATTTAAGACGTTTCTAAAGGATAAGGACAAGGTTTTAAACGCCTTGGAATTGCCTTATTCCAACGCTAAATTGGAAGCTACCAATAATCTTATCAAAGTCATTAAACGAAATGCCTTTGGTTTCAGGAACTTTGAAAACTTCAAAAAGCGGATTTTGATTGCCTTAAACATCAAAAAAGAGAAGACCAAGTTGGTCCTCTCTAGATGTTAG
- the dnaJ gene encoding molecular chaperone DnaJ, with the protein MNNTEFYDRLGVSKDASQDEIKKAYRKMSKKYHPDINKEAGAEQKYKDIQEAYETLSDAQKRASYDQFGAAGAQGGFGGGGFSGFDGAGFGGFEDIFSSFFGGGGASRNPNAPRQGDDLQYRINLKFEEAIFGAEKEVSYNREATCRTCTGSGAKPGTSPVTCGRCHGAGVINVDTQTPLGMMRRQVTCDVCHGRGKEIKDPCHTCHGTGHEKQAHTVTVKVPAGVETGQQIRLSGQGEAGFNGGPYGDLYVVVQVEASDKFERDGSTIFYKLDLNFVQAALGDSVEIPTVHGNVELTIPEGTQTGKRFRLRGKGAPQLRGGAVGDQYVTVNIVTPTNLNEQQKAALKQFAAAGNINVHPKKKGFFDKVKDAFEEM; encoded by the coding sequence ATGAACAATACAGAATTTTACGATCGTCTGGGGGTGTCAAAGGATGCGTCTCAGGATGAAATCAAAAAGGCTTATCGGAAAATGTCCAAGAAGTACCATCCAGATATCAACAAAGAAGCTGGTGCGGAGCAAAAATATAAGGACATTCAAGAGGCTTATGAAACGCTTAGTGATGCCCAAAAGCGGGCTAGCTATGATCAATTTGGGGCTGCTGGTGCCCAAGGTGGTTTCGGTGGCGGAGGCTTTAGTGGCTTTGACGGTGCTGGTTTTGGAGGCTTTGAGGATATTTTCTCTAGCTTCTTTGGAGGTGGTGGAGCAAGCCGCAATCCAAATGCACCGCGTCAAGGAGACGATCTTCAATACCGGATCAATTTGAAATTTGAAGAAGCGATTTTTGGGGCAGAAAAAGAAGTTAGCTACAATCGTGAGGCGACTTGTCGGACTTGTACAGGTTCTGGTGCAAAACCAGGCACCAGTCCGGTCACTTGTGGTCGTTGTCATGGTGCTGGCGTCATTAACGTCGATACCCAAACACCGCTTGGTATGATGCGCCGCCAGGTAACCTGTGATGTCTGTCATGGTCGTGGAAAAGAAATCAAAGATCCCTGTCATACGTGTCACGGTACTGGTCATGAAAAGCAGGCTCATACAGTTACTGTAAAAGTTCCAGCTGGCGTGGAAACTGGTCAACAAATTCGTTTGTCCGGTCAAGGTGAAGCTGGTTTTAATGGCGGCCCTTACGGAGATTTGTATGTTGTGGTGCAGGTTGAGGCAAGTGATAAGTTCGAACGGGATGGATCTACGATTTTCTACAAATTAGACCTTAACTTTGTTCAGGCTGCATTGGGGGATAGTGTCGAGATTCCAACGGTTCATGGCAATGTCGAGCTGACGATTCCAGAAGGAACCCAAACAGGGAAACGTTTCCGTCTGCGTGGAAAAGGAGCTCCACAACTTCGCGGTGGTGCTGTCGGTGACCAATATGTGACGGTAAACATTGTCACTCCAACCAATCTCAATGAGCAACAAAAAGCAGCCTTGAAACAGTTTGCAGCTGCTGGAAACATCAATGTTCATCCAAAGAAAAAAGGATTTTTCGATAAGGTGAAGGATGCTTTTGAAGAAATGTAA